In Jannaschia sp. W003, the genomic stretch CCGAAGCAGTTTGCCGGCCTTGAAGAAGGGCACGTGCTTCTCGGCGACCTGGACGGTCTCGCCGGTGCGGGGGTTGCGGCCCACGCGGGCGTCGCGCTGCTTCACGGAGAAGGCGCCGAAGCCCCGGAGTTCGACGCGGTCGCCGGCACTGAGCGCGTCGGTGATCTCCTCGAAGATCGTGTTGACGATGCGTTCGACATCCCGGTGGTAGAGGTGCGGGTTCTCGTCGGCGAGCTTCTGGATAAGTTCCGATCGGATCATCGATGCACCCCTGAGGTTTGCTGAATCTCGCGTTTGCAAGGATCACGTGTGCATATCGGACCGGAGGCACCCCTTGGAACCCCGGACCCCCTGATTTCACTCCGAATTCCCGAGAAACTGCGCGTGTCGGCAACATCTGACGCAACGGCGCAGCAGGGGAAGTGTCATCCGACATACGCCTGCGGGAACAAAACGTGTCGGGAACCGGCAGTCCCGCCCGGTGCGAATCGCACCGGGCGGACCGGACGGGACCGCTGACGCGGTCCCGTGAAGATCACTCGTCGCCCTTCAGGGCGGCTCCGAGGATGTCGCCCAGCGAGGCGCCCGAGTCGGAGGAGCCGAACTGCTCCACGGCTTCGCGCTCCTCGGCGATCTCGCGCGCCTTGATCGACAGGCCGATGCGGTGGTTCTTGGTGTCCACGTTGGTCACGCGCACGTCCACCTTGTCGCCCACGCCGAAGCGCTCGGGTCGCTGGTCCTGACGGTCGCGCGCCAGGTCCGAGCGGCGGATGAAGGACTTCATGCCCTCGTAGTCCACCTCGACGCCGCCG encodes the following:
- the ihfB gene encoding integration host factor subunit beta; amino-acid sequence: MIRSELIQKLADENPHLYHRDVERIVNTIFEEITDALSAGDRVELRGFGAFSVKQRDARVGRNPRTGETVQVAEKHVPFFKAGKLLRDRLNGK